CACGTCGAAGGCGGGGCCCTCGCGGCTTACGGCGGCCAGCGCCGGCACCGGCGTCATCAGCAGCGGCACGATCGGCAGCGGCGCCAGGCTGAGCCAGTGTGCAGCGGCGCCGTGGCCGGCCGGCAGGCGAACGAGAATGAAGGGATAGCCGATCGCGTAGGCCAGCGAGGGCAGCAACGTGCTGAGATAGGGCCAGTCACGCAGCGTCGTGCGCCAGTCCTTGATCGCGATCGAGAGGGCCACGGAGTGGGTGCGGGCGGGCGCGGCGGCGCGGCTCCGTCGCCGCCGTGGGCCGGCCTCCCGCGCGCTCGACCAGCCGCTGAGGAAGACGCGGGTGAACAGGGCGTAGGCGACGGCAACGAGCAGCGCCAGGCACCCCGCCAGCGCGACGAGCGCGACTCCCGCCTGCAGCCAGCGGCCGCGGTAGCTCTCGGCGGCGAGCGCGGCGGCCCAGCCGGGCGGCGTCCAGCGCACCCAGCCGCCCAGCGCCGAGACCTTGTCCAGCGAGTTCTGACTGAAGAGGCCGCGGCGGCTGGAGGCGTACCAGAGCAACCAGACGCCCACGCCCAGGGCGCTGCCGGCCAGCAGCACCGCCTCGCGCAGCCGCTTCGCCGGGAAGACGCGCGCCAGCAGCAGCACGAGGCCCAGGTTAAACGCCGCCAGCAGCGCGGTGAGCAGCAGGCAGGACAGCAGCGCCGCGGCGTAGAACAGCGGCGACGCGCCTGTGCCGATCCCGAAGCCGGCGAGCGAGCAGGCGATCCAGGCAGCCGTCAGCAGCGACGGATAGGTGGTATCGAACAGCTTGAGCGCGAAGAGCACGAGATCCGGCAGCGGCGCCGTCAGCAACAGCTCGATGTCGGAGGCGACGAACAGCTCGTTGAGCGCCGTGCCGATGCCGCTGAGCAGCACGAACAGTAGCAGCGCCAGAAAGGGCAGCAGCAGCAGGTCCGCCTCGCGGCCGGGGTACTGATCCTTTGTGGCGGAGGCAATGCCGGCGCCGCCGAGCAGGGTGAACGCGCCGACGACCAGAGAGATGATCGCGCTGAAGGCCGGGCCATAGCGCGCCAGGCCGCGCCGCG
The DNA window shown above is from Dehalococcoidia bacterium and carries:
- a CDS encoding putative ABC exporter domain-containing protein, whose translation is MLLLILRTRLKIWRRSLGARRGLARYGPAFSAIISLVVGAFTLLGGAGIASATKDQYPGREADLLLLPFLALLLFVLLSGIGTALNELFVASDIELLLTAPLPDLVLFALKLFDTTYPSLLTAAWIACSLAGFGIGTGASPLFYAAALLSCLLLTALLAAFNLGLVLLLARVFPAKRLREAVLLAGSALGVGVWLLWYASSRRGLFSQNSLDKVSALGGWVRWTPPGWAAALAAESYRGRWLQAGVALVALAGCLALLVAVAYALFTRVFLSGWSSAREAGPRRRRSRAAAPARTHSVALSIAIKDWRTTLRDWPYLSTLLPSLAYAIGYPFILVRLPAGHGAAAHWLSLAPLPIVPLLMTPVPALAAVSREGPAFDVLRAAPLEPGGLLLGKTIAVATPVAVLTALAGMALAFLHQAPAGALIVAALGGAWLAAGCSAAGVAVGAFQPRFDQAATRGHQSGLSAGCLLYTGVALLFMTGSVALAAAAILAALSRLGGAGTHVMVAGIGLVLFAIGLSAVLAVAGVALDRLRRLLEPQDV